The DNA sequence TGCAGCCTTCTCTCTGGCCTGACAAATGCAGTCTGGCCCCACTCATACCCATGTTCTTTTGGCCAAAACAATGGGCTATCTCTCcgctctggctggctcctcttcTCTATGGTAGTGTTACACCTCTGACCCAAGCAGCTAATCCAAGTTCGGGGCCCTGGCGATGTCCCAGCTGGCAGTACAAATTCATGATGGAGTCCGATATTGTCTTGAATGCAGCCTTGTTTATTCACCGagtgtacaaagtcctgcttctgcaAACTAGCACTAGCAGGAGGAATGAAAACCCCAAACAATACTCAGAGCTTGTCTGCACTTcaagcactgcagctgcaccgctgaaGCGTGTAGTGAAGACACTATGTATGTGGGCGGTAGCGCTTCTCCCACctgtgtaggtactccacctccccgagaggcggtagctatgtccacaggagaagccctcccatcgacataaCGCTGTCTACAGGGGGAGTTCGGTCAGTATAACTGCTTCGTTCggcttttccacacccctgagtgatgtaattaGACTAACGTAAGTTCAGCATGTAGACCAGGGCTCGGCCAAAGGCCCTTTCCCCATCCAGTTTAAAACTCTCTAAGGGGTTCACAGCGCCTTGGTTTTAGGTGTGGGGGCTGGTAATTAATGTACCCTAACAGTTATATTAATTGAAGGTGAGTTCACACCCAGTTTCAGAGGTCTGTGACCCGTGCAGTCCCCAGTTTCTCTCAGCATAACAATATCAAGCATAAGCTATTTATTTTCACTTTCACGGCCTTCCACGTCCTAGCTTCACCCTACCTGTCAGTATCAGAACATCAGTCCCCACCTCCATGGGCCTGTGCTGTCCACTTCCATCACCCGCCTGTCCTAATTCTAAGCACGTCCCTGGTGCTTTCTGCCATGGGCCCCTCCCATGGGGGAGGCGTGCCCTATAAACACAAAGCAAGTCTCAACCTCATTCTCCACCTTCACATCCCTCCTCAGCACCTTCCCGATGAGGCCTACAAATGACACCGGCCAGGCCCAGACCGCAGCCTGTCATGTTGACCCCTATTGTCTCATTGTCTCCTTGTCCGGCTGTTTCCATTCGCTGTCCCTTGTCATGTACTGTaaactctgcagggcagggactgtcctcctgtgctatgtttgtacagcgctagCCCACGGGGTCCcagtgctaccgtaatacacctaatgtACAGCGCTAGCACACGGGGTCCCGGTGCATGAGGAAGCTCCTTGGTGCTACCATAATTCacctattaaaaataataataagagacAGTCAAACACTGTCGCTTGTATCAGCTGAATTCATTGCCCCCTCAGGGCTTCCTTGTGTctttccattcctcccccccATGCCTCTAAGTGCCACCCTTGCAGCCCCCTCTATTTCAGAGTCACCCCGTATCTCTACCCATTCCCTGCCTGGCAGGGCTTCTGTGAGACCTCCATTCTCCCCTCGTCCCAAGCCAGGGTCCCGCATTCTCCCCCAAGTGCAAGGGCTGTGTGCGTGCCACCCTTCCTGCTCTCCACCATCATCATTTGTctggaaaataattcatccaAGTGTCACCATGTTCCATGCTATTGGGATGCTGGGCCCTGGGCGGGGGGTTTTGTTATGCTGGAAGGAGTTAATGGTACCACCAACCAGCTGTTCAATCTACAGCCAGTTGCAGAGGCTTAAGCCTTGGCTTTGCTATTCAGATGTCAGGAGCTTCATGTCTTCCCCGTTTCtcccccatgccgccccccccccgcccacgctTTTCACTTTTCCAATTTTCCATCCATGCCTAGAAATGCCCAGAAATTTTGGAAGTGATTGGGTGCAATGTTCAAAAGTGACCCTGTAACAGACAGACATGGAAATACCACCAAGTCACGCATCAGGTCTTCGCAAGCTCGGCCAATGAGTAAAAGGTGAGAAGGTGACCGTCGCTAGCTCTCTATTGCCCCTCTTGCAGCCCCTTTTCACTGGCTCAGGGACCGTTCTGTGTCTGCACTGGAATGCCTGCCACATGGCTGGGGTTCCTGCACTACCAGTAACACAGAACTATAAGGATAATAACACCAGGCAAACACTAACGCAATGCACATGCCACTGGCGGCCTCACTgcaggcccctctccctcccgctctgatcggGTCTCATGATCGCTCCTCACTATGAATCATCCTTGCTGACTTGTTTACTGGGACCGCCGAGCTCAGCTCCGGGGTTCTCCCAAATTGCCTCCAGCTTGGAACCCAGGGCAGAAATCCGTCGCTGCTGCCGGAGCTGGGCTCAGGCCCCCACAAGTGTCTGGACTTTGGAACTGGGACCTCAGAAAATGTGGTATAGAGGCAGTGGGTTGGGCACCAGCCTCAGAGCCAGGAGACCTATTACCCGGCTTTGCCACTTACCTGCTAGTCCTTTCCCCTTCCTGGGCCTCAGTTTCGCCTCCCCATATTGGGATTTTAAACTCTTTTAGGCAGGGCCAGGGACCTTCGGTGtgtctacgctgcagctgggagggtgcttcccagcatgggtagcCAGACACCTGCTAGCTGTGCTCAAGCTAACGCACTAGCAGCACAAGCAGCGGCTCAGGCTAGTACTTGGgtagctagcccaagccactgtcTGTGCCACAGAGCCCACAAGGCTATTTTTGGTGCACTAGTTCCAGCAGACCTAGAGCTTGTCTGTCTACTTGTACTGGGAAGCACCCTccgtcccagctgcagtgtagagttaccctgtgtggctttgcagaacCTGGCACAAGatgctgggagtcagggctcctaGCTCTGGGAAGGGcatgggggctagtgggttagaaggctggtgactggcagtcaggactcctgggttctgggaggggcgtggggtctagtgggttagagtagGGATAGGGAccggagacaggactcctgggttctgcctctggctctgggagggagcaggggagactTGGGAATCTGGCTGCTGTGTGACTGAGTGAGACACATCTCCTGTCTGCCACTTGACAGACTCACCCTTTTAAAATGGGGGTGGTGATGCCAactggtgccccccccccaagatctGTGAGTGAAACATGCTACAAAACAAGTATCAGGggctagccgtgttagtctgtatctacaaaaacaacaaggagtctagtggcaccttaaagactaacagatttatttgggcataagccttcgtgggtaaaaacctcacttcttcagatgcatagagtgaaagttacagatataatgcctgcatctgtaactttcactctatgctaCAAAACACATTCTCTGGTTTATTGTCTTCTCTCCTCTCCACTTGGGCACAGGGAATCCATGTTGCCAGGGAAGGGGGGTTGTTGACACTAGCAGAGGATTTGCAGTCATGTGGGGAAACCTAAGGGGGATGGGGAATGCGGGAAGGAGATGAGGCTGCAGCTGGATGAGGAATGCAGTTTAACAAGGGGGTCTGGAAAGGGGTGAGGAGTTCAAGTGAAAGAGctggaaatcctggctccacatCACAGAGGAATGTGCAGAGGTTGGAGCTCAGTGATCTATGATCACAAGCAGAGTCCTCTGCTGACACGACAGCGCTGGGGCTCCGCGCAGAGGTCAACTGGCAGCAGATAAGGCCCAGGCCACAGGGCGGTACTGACAGCAAACTGCAGCCTCAGGGACCTTCCCTCCCACTTTGCAGCTGGAGATATTTACTGGCCTGTCGTTTTCTTCCCAGCAAACCGGGAGGGTGCCACGTTGGGGCATCCAGCGATAGAGCCTGATTTCAGACCGCCTGACACTGCATGGAATAATCCCTCGTGGAAAGGAAGAGGCAAGTTCAACTGTGTTATTCCAGGCTCCTGCACAAACCTCTAACCCAGAAACCAACAGCATTTAATATAGAATCAGCCTTTGTTATGCAAATAAGCTTCTATTACATAATTACAGCCCCAAGGCAGTCCCCGCCAGGTGGGTCTGGAAACCAATTTTCTGTTTATCTGTTTGGAAAAACAAACCCTCAAGTCATTTTGCCAATGTCACTGCGCACCATGATGGCATCACCCTGAACCTGGCACGCACTGCTACGCAGGGTTACTCTGGGTCAGCGTTTGAATGGGAGACGCACTCAGGGAGTGGGTCGCTGTTCCCGGGCAGTCAGTGTTGGTTCGGATGCTCCAGCGAGGTGGCTCCGGAGGGGGTGCTCTCCTGtctcagtcagtgctgaccccagtgtggcagtagggggtggagggaagggcacTCTCTGTCACAGTGCAGGGCAATTGCAAGTGGATGTCCTGGCCGTTGCCATTCTGAATGGAGACCCACCTCGCTCCCCTCTGAGCAGGAGATTCCCAgggtgcacagctccctgccttcacccCATTCCCCCACAAAGCCACACCTGCTTGCtttcccttcagagctgggtagcacAGGGATTCCTACAGTGCTACCCAGCTCTTTGTAAGCAGCCAACATTCagcttaaggtaaaagcattaccgAAAAAATCCAAAGAGCCTACACGCATGCTAATGAGCTGAGCAGGACCCCCACCCTACGAGGGCctctggcaggagcagtgcgTGTGGCTACCGGCTCAGAAAGCtcccagtcttatggggcctcaggcggcccagtccttccaacctttcccaaagcactggggcccccCACGTGGAGCAGGGTCCCCTCTATCTGCTGGACCACGAAGACGCATTGGGGGGAGGAGCAGATCTCCCAAACAGCAGCAGCCCCACAGTCTGGCTTCTCTTGAGATTTCATAAGTCACCCCCCTCACAGCCAGCATGAAGTCTCAGTGCTCCCGCAAtccagcatgaggtctcagcgtCCCCCCCAATCCAGCATGAAGTCTCAGCGTCCCCCCCAATCCAGCATGAAGTCTCAGTGCCCCCGCAATCCCGCATGAGGTTTCAGCGTCCCCCCCAATCCAGCATGAAGtctcagcagccccccccccaggtcttgGCAccgcccccatacacacacacacacacacagcaagaggTCTCAGCATGCCCCCACCACATGATAGAAGGTCTCAGCATCCCCACCCCCCGCATACACACAAATACAGGGCACAAGGTCTCTGCCCACACACCCCAGCACGAGGTCTTGGCACCCCACCCACACCGCCTCAGCCCCAGATCtcagcgccccgcccccccaagtctcagcccccaccccccgccccagcctgtgACACTTGGACACTTTGTATTCTCCTTTGCAAACAGGACAAAAATGCTGATGGGGGCTAGTGTCCCCGGTGTCTGTCCCTGAGAGTGGGggccctctctcctctccctcctgcaccgCTCCCTGTGGGGGGGTCCGCTCGCCGGGTACATAGGAGTCCTAGACCCggtggggtggggcagactgCGCAGGGCGAGGGGAAGagatgtgtctgtctgtctccctcctcctccccggcaagCAGAGGGTTAACACTTTCTCCGAAGGGGAAGCTGTCCGGCCCCAtgcgaggggggtgggggggagtaacCTTCGCCCCCTCCAGCTGAATTGGCGAGTTTGCGCCGgctctgtcctcccctcccctctccccccccccgccccgtgggTATTTAAGGCAGCGAGTGGGGCTGGTGGCACTTTAGAGCCCGGGACTAGGAGCCCAGCAGAGGTGAGGGCAGGGGGCAATGGAGATACACCCTAAGGAGTAACGGGGGGTGCAGGCCAGAGGAGAAGGGTGAGGGGCAGTGGTagtggtgggaggggctgcgGATTGGAGCCATGAGGAGGCTGGTGAGGGGCAGGCTTTGGGGCCGGTGGGGTGCAGCCCAGAGGAGAAGGGTGAGGGGCAGTGGTAGcagtgggagggcctgggggtTGCAGCCTCGAGGAGGCTGGAAAGGTACAAGctttggggcaggcagggtgcaGCCCAGAGGAgtgggaggatggatggggggcaGACCAGAGGTGAGGGCTGAGGGGCAGGATTAGGGGTAGAGTGGATGCAGCCCAGAGGGGTAAGGGCTTTCCCAGGGACAGGGGTGGTTGGCCTAGCAGATGGACCTGGCTTCCCACATGCTGTGCACCCTAGCTTGTATCCCCTGTGGGGGACCGATGGGGGGTGTTAGGTCCCACCCTCCCTGCCCTCATtcaccccagccccttccttctctccctgcaggCAAAGCTGCAGCCATGAAGGTTTGGATTGTGCTGCTCGGGGCAACCCTGCTGGCAGGTAAATGGCTCGTTCAGTTCATCTCCCCCCACCAGGGCAGGGTTGGAAACTCCCCTTGGGATGTCGATCAGGAGTAACCCCATTGGAGTCATGGGGACTGGTTCCCCTTTCACGCACCacggtgtaaatcagcagtgtGACCCCAGTGGGTAGGGGTCCTGCCTGGGGACTGCTGGtgtctatccccagctctgggaggggagactggTGGGttagtgctgggagccaggaatcctggggtctatccctagctctgctgctgacttgccCATGACCCTGGGTGAGTCacttaggctttgtcttcactgtcaAAAGCAGGTGTGTTTTCCAATGGGAGAACCAACCCCTGTTAGCTGTTACTATCAACTGTTACCATCAGGCAGTAAAGGCCAAGCCAAGCCTGTAATTTTACCATGAGATCAACCAGCAGCAGGGTGCAGCGCTGACCTGCCTAGCTACCTCCTGGTAACCAATCCAGGTGCCTTGTCTCCAACAGGATCGTACAGCAGGCTGGCGATCCCTATTGTGTGTTAGttattgcactgtaaaaacaccaCCTCTTGCTGTGAGGACACAGCCCCAACCCTTCCATGGCTTGTGCCTCACACAGCTTGTCTGGTCTCGTTTGACTGGTAAACCCTTTCGGGGAGGGACTGTCTCCTACTGTGTTTTGTACAATGCCCGGCACGATGGGGGCCCCTGATCTCGGTGGGGgcctgtgcagcgcccggcacgacgggggCCCCCGATCTCGGTGGGGGCCTGTGCAGTGCCCGGCATGACGGGGCCCCCGATCTCGGtgggggtctgtgcagtgcccggcatgatgggggccctgatcttggtgggggtctgtgcagcgcccggcatgatggggggccctgatctcagtcagtcTGTGCAGGGCCAGCCAGGGATACGAggctgggttagatggacactggGTCTGACCCCCCCCATGTGGCTCCGGGGCCACAATGGCCtgggttacacaggaggtcagactcgacTCTTGACCTGCAAACTCTGCCCCTCCAGGCTGCCAGGCCAACCCGCTCGTCCAGGATGAGCCCAAGACTAAGTGGGAAGAGGCCGTGAGCGTCTTCTGGAACTACCTTTCCAAAGTGGGACATGCCGCGGACAACGTGACCGCCCAGATCAAGAGCTCCCAGCTCAGCAAGGAACTGGAGTGAGTGACCCTGCGGCTCAGCGTCTCTGGGTGAAGATGGGTGGGGCAAGGACACCAAGCAGCAGGGGCCTGTGTCCCCCTGGAGAGGATGATATCTCTGCTGGGGAAATGCCGGGCTTTGGCTAAGTGCCGGGTGCCAGGCTGTGCTGAGAAGCACCATGTTTGGCTGGTGCACACCACCCCTGTGGGTGTTGCTGCCGCTTTGCCGTAATGGTGGGTTGGGAGCATTCCTAAAGCAGCATATGGGGGGATGCCCAGCCAAGGGCCACAACATGGGGCACAGAGGGGGTGATGTGGGGATCCTTGGGGAGCCCTCAGTGCCCTGATGGAGAGCGGGGTTTGGATGGGTATCACCACAGCCCTGCATGGGCTCATCATAGATCCCatggccggggtgggggggtgcaagcCAAGACGCCCCGGCTCTGACTCCCCGGTCCCTCCCCAGCGGGCTGATCACCGACACCATGGCTGAAGTGGAGGTGTACAGAGAAGAGCTGCGGACCCGGTTCGGCCCCTACGCCCAGGAGGCCCAGCAGCGCCTGGGCAGCGAGGTGGAGGCGCTGACGGGGAAGCTGCGGGCCGACATGGAGGAGGCCAAGGGCCGGGTGGTGCAGTACACGGGCGACGTGCGCTTGATGTTCAACCAGAACCTGGAGGAGGTGCAGGCCCGAGTTGGCATGTACCTGCGCAAGCTGCGCAAGCGCCTGGGCAAAGACACCGAGGAGCTGCGCCGCAAGATGGCCGCCTATGCCGGTGAGGTGCAGGCCCACACTGACCAGCAGGTGAATGCTGTGCGCCAGGGCCTGCAGCCACTGATCGACAGCATCCGTGACAAGGGACAGCAGCGTCTGGAAGCCCTGAGCCAGGCCATGGGTGAGCAGAGCCAGAAGGTGCGCGAGAGCCTGGGCACCCGGGCCCAGGAGCTGCATGGGCACCTGCAGGGGAAGGTTGAGGAGGTGCAGAGCTCCCTAGACCAGGCTGCTGAGCAGGTCCGCCAGTGGTTTGCACCCTTCCTGCAGGATGTCCGTGCCCAGTTACAGGGCCTGGTGGAGAAGCTGCAAGGGAAACTCCAGCTGTAACAGCCCCTGCTCACCCCACACTGAGGCCCCtgacagcccagagccctggcaaTCCAGGGGCCTGCATTCCCAGGTCTCCCACAGTACAGCCCTGCCCACTAACACCAAGCTAGCCATGGAGGTCTGTGACTCCTGGAGCGAACAGGCAGGAGTCACTTCACCTACTAAGCCCGCTCCAGACCTCCCGCAGGGGCCCAGATCTTCATTGTCCCTGTGCACGAGCCCCAGTGTATAGACATTGCCACTCTGATCCTGCCTCACACTTGGGACTGGTGGAAATGATGCCCATGAATCTGGCCCTGAACTGCTTTTGTGCACGCCCTGGAAACATGAGGGGATAACCTCCGCCCATCCCATTCTCCCCTCTCTAACCACAGCTGAACGTGATGCCCCTCTCCGATCCCTGCTGTTAGATCTCCTGTGTTCACCAGTGCTTTCACCTGAAACTAAATAAATTCCTGCTTTGGGCACAAGGTACCAGGGGCCTTTTCTTCTTTATGACCTAAATTTATGAGACACACACattcagatccccagctgctgtaaatcagccgtagctccactgaagtcaatggggccagatcctggccaACTGGCATTGTTCCATGGGCCACAGATACAAGAAGTCCTCCCATTGCTATCCCATATTGCACTGCTCCGTTCAGAATTGTCTGATCTGGCCCCCTTGCTGCCGTCCACTGTCTAGGCTGGCATATGGATGTGAGCACGGCAGCAGGagtgtagagaggttatttttacctctgtatttggcacaggtatgatcactgctggaatactgtgtgcagttttggggcCCATAATGCAAGAAGGATACTGATAAActggggagggttcagagaagagccatgagaatgattaaagaattagcaAACCTGCCTTGTAGTGACAGACTCTTAGAGCTCAAGCTATTTAGCAcaacaaacagaaggttaaggggtgatttgatcctGGTCTGTACTAATGGGCTCCTCAGGTCTCACAcactccagtggctggaagttgaagctagataacttcagactggaaataaggtgcagatTTTTACTGCTGACAGTAataaaccactggaacaatttaccaagggtcgtggtggattctccatcactggcaattttaaacctagatgtttttctaacagctctgctctgggaatcaCTGTGGGACAGGTCAGTGGCCTCTGCTATgcaaggggtcagactagatgaacagaatggtcccatctggccttagaatctatggatCCGCTGTAAACCTGGTATTGGTTCAACTAATCTGATGTGTTCAGCAGATACTGGTGCCGCAGCAGGGTGTGGCCAAGCCCCCAGCCTACCCGCCAACACTCACTGCTGCTTTCCCCGaatcccccctcccaccagtgtGCGGGATCCCAGCAGATGCTCCCAACCCcccagacacagacacagccctTCGCTTGGGGCTCTCTGGGTTCTGACTTGCCCCAGATGCTTATCTTCCCGCACCTTCAGTGGGAAATGCTGCTAACCAGCCCCACCCCGATCCCTCCCTAAACACCCACAACCAAGTCTGTTGGGTAAGGTCTCTCACCATTGGCTCTGGGGGAGTTACATCAGCAggaaatttggcccattgtgtttCAAAGgacttccccagctctgctccagcaccaCTGGAGAACACGCACCCCGTATCCCCATAGCAGCAGGTGTGTCTGCTCCATGGATGGTTTCTTTGGGGTGTCGGGTGGAAGTTAAAAAGGTTCCTTCTCCCTTCACCGTAATAGCAAACAAACAAGCTGTTTTTGTGAAGCCAGAGGCCCAGAGAATGAGCACATGTAAGTTATAAACCTCCCACGCTGTGCCCTGGAACACAGCTGTCTGTGGGCCTCTCACTCCAAGCTGTGACTGTTCAACACACATTTATATTGGCTTCATCACAACCACAACTTTTCTAAGCACCGGGGAAACTTCCTCTGGCAAAACAAAGTTCTGCTCCTGCCTCAGCATTTCAGCCCACACTTTCCAGGAGAGCAGTGGCCTTTATTAGCCTTGTTATTCCAGCTAAACTCATGTCATTTGGGATGCAAATGTGAGCTGGCAGGGTGCTGAGTGcctttgacaatctggccctgattcaggaattCCTTTCTGCCTCCAATTCCAGCTGTACTGTtaaacagccccaccccccaccccacaggcagctcagctcagggcaaggggaccCTGTATAAAGagccccccatgccccaccccagaggcagctgaatTTTAGTGACAGAAGAGGGGACACTGGATAAACAACCCCCATGCCCTAGGCTTCAtctcagtgctgggggagggggtccctGTGTAAACAGACCCTCTCATTTCTGGGCTCCACATGCAAGTTGGAGGTGAAATGTCTCTTGATTCTGGCGTGATCACCCAACCCCCTTCATAGGTTGTGCCAGGCAGCTGTGGCTCCATGCAGACAGCAGCCTGCTCAATGGAGCAGGGTACAACCCCACCCAGACCTTTCCTGCCCTCCGTGCCCTCCCTCGGGCATAATTTGCCATTGCCCTGCACCATCCACAGTCACTCACACCACTGGCAATTGCTGCTGGCCTTACCTGCTGGTGCTTTGCACTTACTGTGCCCTGGCAGAGAAGCCTGGACAGAAGTGACACCTtcagaacaggtttcagaggggtagccgtgttagtctgtatcagtaaactCACAAGGACGCCTCGTTGGTTTTACCTTCAGGACAGGGGCTAGCTAGGCAGCATAGGTCTTAGTTTACACTAGTGAAAAGTGGATGCACTTCCTTTTTCTGGTGCGAGCAACTACACAGTTCGGCAGGGAGCTGGGCACAGGCTGTTTTATCTTCCCCTGTTCTCAGCAGCTGCAAAGCCACCTTGCAAACAGTGGCTGATATTGCTAAGGCTGAGGCATCACCAGGGGccgctgtcacacacacacacacgcttccaAGTGCTGAGGGGCGGAGCAAGTTTTGACTCTTGGGAAGATATGCGGTGTGGCTGTTAGTTTGGGACTATGCAAAGTTCTGCCTAGAGGCAGCTTTGGGAGCCAGGGAGCTGTGCAAGGCAGAGTGGTGCCAGGGGAACTGGTGGTAATTTCTGGGAGAAGGGCTTTCCTGACGTATTGTTTGCTCACCACTGTTCCAGGACTAGGTGTTGGTGAGTAAATAAAGCCGGTTCAACTTAAACTATATCCAGGTTCCATGTCACAGCTTTCTGGCCACGAATAATCTGACATGCAGGGCCTGGGACACCTGCTGCCACTGTCTGGAAGTGATGCACCATCCTGGGCTCAGTGCCGGGGGAACTGGGTGAAAGAATGTGGCCTGTTTT is a window from the Malaclemys terrapin pileata isolate rMalTer1 chromosome 21, rMalTer1.hap1, whole genome shotgun sequence genome containing:
- the APOE gene encoding apolipoprotein E is translated as MKVWIVLLGATLLAGCQANPLVQDEPKTKWEEAVSVFWNYLSKVGHAADNVTAQIKSSQLSKELDGLITDTMAEVEVYREELRTRFGPYAQEAQQRLGSEVEALTGKLRADMEEAKGRVVQYTGDVRLMFNQNLEEVQARVGMYLRKLRKRLGKDTEELRRKMAAYAGEVQAHTDQQVNAVRQGLQPLIDSIRDKGQQRLEALSQAMGEQSQKVRESLGTRAQELHGHLQGKVEEVQSSLDQAAEQVRQWFAPFLQDVRAQLQGLVEKLQGKLQL